The Astyanax mexicanus isolate ESR-SI-001 chromosome 12, AstMex3_surface, whole genome shotgun sequence genome window below encodes:
- the LOC103022409 gene encoding leucine-rich repeat transmembrane neuronal protein 4 isoform X2, producing the protein MGSLARGRWLVIPLLVQAWLIASPSRVRERPCPRSCRCDGKIVYCESNAFRDVPKNVSMGCQGLSLRYNSLASLRGGQFASLSQLVWLYLDHNYISVVDSQAFQGVRRLKELILSSNKITQLENSTFHTIPNLRNLDLSYNKLQLLQPNQFQGLRKLLSLHMRSNSLKIVPMRVFQDCRNLEFLDLGYNRLRSLTRNAFAGLLKLTELHLEHNQFSKINLSHFPRLNNLRALYLQWNRIKSVSQGITWTWTSLQKLDLSGNDLHVLDAVIYQCLPNLQTLNLDSNKLSNVSQETVAAWISLTTISLAGNIWDCSPSLCPLVAWLRNFKGNKETTMICAGPKEVQGEKVMDAMDTSGICKATPTPYLLVSTTLISSSKPGRVPVPTMSRMDKESSRNVPIVPSPTLASPHVPEQDYEHVSFHKIIAGSVALFLSVAMILLVIYVSWKRYPSSMKQLQQHSMVRKRRKKARETERTLSSPLQEYYVDYKPTNSETMDVLVNGTGPCTYTISGSRECEV; encoded by the coding sequence GGTCCCTGGCGCGAGGCCGCTGGCTCGTGATCCCGTTGCTGGTGCAGGCCTGGCTCATCGCTTCCCCCAGTAGAGTCCGAGAGCGCCCGTGCCCTCGGAGCTGCCGCTGTGATGGCAAAATAGTCTACTGTGAGTCAAATGCCTTTCGCGACGTGCCAAAGAATGTGTCCATGGGATGCCAGGGCCTCTCTCTGCGCTACAACAGCTTGGCTAGCCTCAGGGGCGGTCAGTTTGCCAGCCTCAGTCAACTGGTGTGGCTGTACCTGGATCACAACTACATCAGTGTGGTGGACAGTCAAGCCTTTCAAGGTGTGCGCAGATTAAAGGAACTGATCCTCAGCTCAAACAAGATCACTCAGTTGGAAAACAGTACGTTTCACACCATTCCAAACCTCCGGAACTTGGACCTCTCGTACAATAAGCTGCAGCTGTTGCAGCCTAACCAGTTTCAAGGATTGCGAAAGTTACTAAGTCTTCACATGAGATCCAATTCCCTTAAGATTGTTCCGATGCGGGTGTTCCAGGATTGTCGAAATCTCGAATTTCTCGACCTGGGCTACAATCGACTGAGAAGCCTCACCCGCAATGCGTTTGCGGGACTTCTTAAGCTAACCGAGTTACATTTGGAGCACAACCAATTCTCCAAGATCAATTTATCTCATTTCCCTCGTCTGAACAACCTCCGAGCACTCTATTTGCAGTGGAACCGGATAAAGTCTGTATCACAGGGAATTACCTGGACCTGGACCTCTTTGCAAAAACTTGACCTCTCTGGAAATGACCTTCATGTGCTGGATGCCGTCATTTACCAGTGTCTCCCCAATTTGCAAACCCTTAACCTTGATTCCAATAAGCTTAGCAATGTGTCTCAAGAGACTGTGGCAGCCTGGATCTCATTAACTACCATCAGTCTAGCAGGAAATATTTGGGACTGCAGTCCCAGCCTCTGCCCTCTTGTTGCATGGTTAAGGAACTTCAAGGGGAACAAGGAGACGACCATGATCTGTGCTGGACCCAAGGAGGTTCAGGGGGAGAAAGTTATGGATGCTATGGACACGTCTGGCATCTGCAAAGCTACACCGACTCCGTATCTCCTGGTTTCTACTACTCTCATTTCCTCGTCGAAACCTGGGCGTGTGCCAGTGCCCACGATGTCCAGGATGGACAAGGAGAGTAGCCGTAACGTCCCTATTGTTCCCTCTCCGACTCTCGCTTCCCCGCATGTTCCCGAGCAGGACTATGAACATGTTTCCTTTCATAAGATCATAGCAGGCAGTGTGGCACTCTTCCTATCAGTGGCAATGATCCTGCTTGTGATTTATGTTTCCTGGAAGCGATACCCGAGTAGCATGAAGCAGCTACAGCAGCACTCCATGGTGAGAAAGCGCCGGAAAAAGGCGCGGGAGACAGAGCGAACCCTCAGCTCCCCACTGCAGGAGTATTATGTGGACTACAAACCCACAAACTCTGAGACCATGGATGTACTAGTCAATGGGACAGGACCCTGCACCTATACCATCTCCGGCTCCAGGGAATGTGAGGTATGA